The Salvelinus namaycush isolate Seneca chromosome 16, SaNama_1.0, whole genome shotgun sequence genome has a segment encoding these proteins:
- the parapinopsina gene encoding parapinopsin a — MDHRQLLPDLRGNISSSPGSVSEALLSRTGYTILAVIIGVFSVAGVCMNVLVIVVTMRHRKLHQPLNYALVNLAVADLGCALFGGLPTMVTNAMGYFSMGRLGCVLEGFAVAFFGIAGLCSVAVIAVDRYVVVCRPMGAVMFQTRHAVGGVVLSWVWSFLWNTPPLFGWGSFELEGVRTSCSPNWYSREPGNMSYIILYFLLCFAIPFSIIMVSYARILFTLHQVSKLKVLEGDSTTRVEIQVVRMVVVMVMAFLLSWLPYAAFALSVILDPSLHINPLIATVPMYLAKSSTVYNPIIYVFMNRQFRDCAVPFLLCGLNPWASEPVGSEADTALSSVSKNPRVSPQ, encoded by the exons ATGGACCACCGACAGCTTCTCCCCGATCTCCGTGGAAACATCTCCTCCTCCCCGGGCTCGGTCAGTGAAGCGCTGCTCTCCAGGACGGGCTACACCATCCTGGCGGTGATCATTGGTGTGTTCTCGGTGGCCGGGGTCTGTATGAACGTCCTGGTCATCGTGGTGACGATGAGACACCGGAAGCTGCACCAGCCTCTGAACTACGCCCTAGTCAACCTGGCAGTGGCAGACCTGGGCTGTGCTCTGTTCGGGGGACTGCCCACTATGGTCACCAACGCTATGGGCTACTTCAGCATGGGGCGGCTGGGCTGCGTGCTGGAGGGTTTCGCTGTGGCTTTCTTTG GTATTGCAGGTCTGTGTTCAGTGGCCGTGATAGCTGTGGACCGTTATGTGGTGGTGTGTCGACCAATGGGGGCGGTCATGTTCCAGACCAG GCACGCAGTCGGAGGGGTGGTCCTGTCCTGGGTGTGGTCGTTTTTATGGAACACCCCGCCTCTGTTTGGCTGGGGCAGCTTTGAACTGGAGGGGGTTAGGACCTCCTGCTCCCCAAACTGGTACAGCAGGGAACCAGGAAACATGTCTTACATCATCCTTTACTTCCTGCTCTGCTTCGCCATTCCCTTCTCCATCATCATGGTCTCCTACGCTCGCATCCTCTTCACACTACACCAG gtgTCCAAGCTGAAGGTGTTGGAGGGCGACAGCACCACCCGCGTGGAGATACAGGTTGTGCGTATGGTGGTAGTCATGGTGATGGCCTTCCTGCTCAGCTGGTTGCCCTACGCGGCCTTCGCCCTCTCTGTGATCCTTGACCCCAGCCTCCATATCAACCCTCTCATTGCCACGGTGCCCATGTACCTGGCCAAGAGCAGCACTGTCTACAACCCCATCATATACGTGTTCATGAACAGACAG ttCCGGGACTGTGCTGTTCCTTTCTTGCTGTGTGGTCTGAACCCCTGGGCCTCGGAACCAGTGGGCTCTGAAGCTGATACCGCCCTGTCCTCCGTCAGCAAGAACCCACGAGTCTCACCCCAATGA
- the LOC120060787 gene encoding complement C1q tumor necrosis factor-related protein 3-like, whose protein sequence is MKTMMKKTKKTMLPLQLIVIVCLSYGQADDSTNKHSISDYSRGPFFTLFSGLSAEVGNLRREVEDLRKSRNSVGVAFSAALRPPIQDKQGYGHTGPFQADTNLVHSHVITNVGNAFSPRTGAFTAPVHGVYYFTFTSYAWKSEANIGVALYKNNEQVALVYEYQDKGDNEDFASNGATLQLAKGDTVSLVLPSGFQVTSNAFKNLSTFSGFLLFPVEGGNL, encoded by the exons ATGAAGACAATGatgaagaagacgaagaagacgaTGCTTCCTCTCCAGCTGATTGTGATCGTTTGTCTGTCTTATGGACAGGCAGATGATTCCACCAACAAGCACTCCATCTCTGATTACAGCCGTGGCCCTTTCTTTACCCTTTTCTCTGGTCTGTCTGCCGAGGTGGGGAACCTGAGGAGGGAGGTTGAGGACTTGAGAAAGTCACGCAACT CTGTAGGTGTGGCCTTCTCAGCTGCCCTGAGACCTCCTATCCAGGACAAGCAGGGCTACGGCCACACCGGGCCCTTCCAGGCAGACACCAACCTGGTCCACTCTCACGTCATCACCAACGTTGGTAACGCGTTCAGCCCCAGGACAG GAGCATTCACAGCACCAGTACATGGAGTCTACTACTTCACTTTCACCTCCTATGCCTGGAAAAGTGAGGCCAACATCGGGGTGGCCCTTTACAAGAACAATGAGCAGGTAGCTCTGGTCTATGAGTATCAGGACAAGGGGGACAACGAAGACTTTGCGTCCAACGGGGCCACCCTGCAGCTGGCCAAAGGAGACACTGTTTCCCTGGTCCTACCGTCTGGTTTCCAGGTGACCAGTAATGCTTTCAAAAACCTCAGCACCTTCAGTGGCTTCCTTCTCTTCCCTGTTGAAGGAGGAAACCTCTGA